One region of Triticum aestivum cultivar Chinese Spring chromosome 6B, IWGSC CS RefSeq v2.1, whole genome shotgun sequence genomic DNA includes:
- the LOC123136869 gene encoding respiratory burst oxidase homolog protein E has protein sequence MWTPSRGLGSGRRAGLRRIADYIGEDHTDASDNESFITSHSDELLASTSAAGGAGSSVGMLPAFLADQSDLVEVMLELDEESMVVRSVTPTAGPTALAGAGTHTPGSGRNLSRSSSTSSMIRRTFAWLRSPAAAPEQQRDAAMASRERRRVQARLDRSLSGARRALKGLQFISRATGSAEAIALWGAVEERFDALSRDGLLAREDFGDCIGMVDSKEFAVGILDALARRRRQNLQRVTKEELHDFWLQISDQSFDARLQIFFDMVDTNVDGRITREEVQELIVLSASANKLSKLKEQAEEYALLIMEELDPEGLGYIELWQLEALLLQRDAYMSYSRPLSSGSGSAAQWSQDIADGGAQQQEKPAATAASGRSGWRWSPWRAAGRARVAAEENWRRAWVLALWVAAMAALFAWRFAQYRRSVAFEVMGYCLPTAKGAAETLKLNMALVLLPVCRITLTRLRSSWTRFLVPFDDCIAFHKVIAMAIAAGICLHAGNHLACDFPRLIASSPGEYRPLAGYFGEERPTYRSLLSGVVGVTGVVMVVLMAVSFTLAARPLRRASTRTRLPSPLGHLAGFNAFWYSHHLLVVVYLLLLVHGWFIFLVTNWYQRTTWMYIAVPFALHVGERTLRALRSKAYAAKILKVCLLPGNVLTITMSKPYGFRYRSGQYVFLQCPTISPFEWHPFSITSAPGDDYISVHIQTRGDWTQELKHIFVENYFSPCLPSRASFGELGMPEQKSPPRLLVDGPYGAPAQDFRNYDVLLLVGLGIGATPFISILRDLLNNIKLADELMDLSMETSRSEDSSNAFSVSTASSNKRRAYRTSRAHFYWVTREPGSFEWFKSVMDEVAEMDKKGVIELHNYLTSVYEERDARTTLLSMVQALNHAKNGIDIVSGTRVRTHFARPNWREEFTRISAKHPGSTVGVFYCGKPTLAKELKKLSLEMSHKTTTRFHFHKEYF, from the exons ATGTGGACGCCGTCGCGAGGTCTGGGCAGCGGCCGCCGTGCTGGGCTCCGGCGCATCGCGGATTACATCGGCGAGGACCACACCGACGCGTCCGACAACGAGTCGTTCATCACGTCGCACAGCGACGAGCTCCTCGCGTCGACGTCGGCCGCGGGCGGTGCCGGTAGCAGCGTCGGAATGCTGCCGGCGTTTCTCGCGGATCAGAGCGACCTCGTGGAGGTCATGCTGGAGCTGGACGAGGAGTCCATGGTGGTGCGCAGCGTGACGCCCACCGCGGGGCCGACGGCGCTGGCCGGGGCCGGGACGCACACGCCGGGGAGCGGGCGCAACCTGAGCCGGAGCTCGTCAACCTCGTCCATGATACGCAGGACGTTCGCGTGGCtgcggtcgccggcggcggcgcccgaGCAGCAGCGGGATGCGGCGATGGCGTCCCGAGAGCGGCGCCGCGTCCAGGCCAGGCTGGACCGCTCGCTGTCCGGCGCGAGGCGCGCGCTGAAGGGCCTCCAGTTCATCAGCCGCGCCACGGGCTCCGCCGAGGCCATCGCGCTCTGGGGCGCCGTCGAGGAGCGCTTCGACGCCCTCTCCCGCGACGGCCTCCTCGCCCGCGAAGACTTCGGCGACTGCATCG GGATGGTGGACTCGAAGGAGTTCGCGGTGGGCATCTTGGACGcgctggcgcggcggcggcggcagaacctCCAGCGGGTGACCAAGGAGGAGCTCCACGACTTCTGGCTCCAAATCTCCGACCAGAGCTTCGACGCGCGGCTGCAAATCTTCTTCGACAT GGTGGACACCAACGTCGACGGGAGGATCACGAGGGAGGAAGTGCAGGAG CTGATCGTCCTGAGCGCGTCGGCGAACAAGCTCTCGAAGCTCAAGGAGCAGGCCGAGGAGTACGCGTTGCTCATCATGGAGGAGCTCGACCCGGAGGGCCTCGGCTACATAGAG CTATGGCAGCTGGAGGCGCTGCTCCTGCAGCGCGACGCCTACATGAGCTACAGCCGGCcgctcagcagcggcagcggcagcgcggCGCAGTGGAGCCAGGACATCGCCGACGGGGGCGCGCAGCAGCAGGAAAagccggcggcgacggcagcgtcagGACGGAGCGGGTGGCGGTGGAGCCCGTGGCGCGCGGCGGGTAGGGCGCGCGTGGCGGCGGAGGAGAACTGGCGGCGCGCGTGGGTGCTCGCGCTGTGGgtcgcggcgatggcggcgctgttCGCGTGGAGGTTCGCGCAGTACCGCCGGTCGGTGGCGTTCGAGGTGATGGGGTACTGCCTGCCGACGGCCAAGGGCGCCGCCGAGACGCTGAAGCTCAACATGGCGCTCGTGCTCCTCCCCGTCTGCCGCATCACGCTCACGCGGCTCCGCTCCTCGTGGACGCGCTTCCTCGTGCCCTTCGACGACTGCATCGCCTTCCACAAGGTGATAGCCATGGCGATCGCGGCGGGGATCTGCCTGCACGCGGGGAATCATCTGGCGTGCGACTTCCCGCGGCTGATCGCGTCGAGCCCGGGGGAGTACCGGCCGCTGGCCGGCTACTTCGGGGAGGAGAGGCCGACGTACAGGAGCCTGCTGTCGGGCGTGGTGGGCGTGACCGGGGTGGTGATGGTGGTGCTGATGGCCGTGTCCTTCACCCTGGCGGCGCGGCCGCTGCGGAGGGCGTCCACCCGGACCCGGCTGCCGTCCCCGCTGGGCCACCTCGCCGGGTTCAACGCCTTCTGGTACTCCCACCACCTGCTCGTCGTCGTCTACCTCCTGCTGCTGGTGCACGGCTGGTTCATCTTCCTCGTCACCAATTGGTACCAGAGGACG ACGTGGATGTACATAGCCGTGCCGTTCGCCCTTCACGTCGGTGAACGAACGCTGCGAGCGTTGCGTTCCAAGGCCTATGCGGCCAAGATCCTCAAG GTGTGCCTTCTACCAGGAAATGTGCTGACTATAACGATGTCAAAGCCCTACGGGTTCAGATACAGAAGTGGACAATATGTTTTCCTTCAGTGCCCAACAATTTCTCCGTTTGAATG GCACCCCTTCTCCATCACTTCAGCCCCTGGAGATGACTACATCAGCGTTCATATCCAGACCAGGGGAGACTGGACACAAGAGCTCAAGCACATCTTCGTCGAGAACTACTTCTCGCCATGCCTGCCCAGCAGAGCTTCATTTGGCGAGCTAGGCATGCCAGAACAGAAGAG CCCTCCGAGGTTGCTTGTCGACGGCCCGTATGGTGCTCCGGCGCAGGATTTCAGGAACTACGACGTCTTGCTTCTCGTCGGTCTCGGGATCGGCGCGACGCCTTTCATAAGCATTCTAAGGGATCTGCTCAACAACATTAAGCTGGCTGATGAGCTGATG GACCTATCAATGGAGACCAGCAGGTCTGAGGACAGCAGCAACGCCTTCAGCGTGTCGACGGCGAGCAGCAACAAGAGGAGAGCGTACCGGACAAGCCGCGCACACTTCTACTGGGTTACAAGGGAGCCTGGATCGTTCGAGTGGTTCAAGAGCGTGATGGATGAGGTTGCTGAAATGGACAAGAAG GGTGTCATAGAGCTGCACAACTATCTCACAAGCGTGTATGAGGAGCGCGACGCAAGGACGACTCTGCTCTCAATGGTTCAAGCCCTCAACCATGCCAAGAATGGTATAGACATAGTATCAGGCACCAGG GTCAGGACACATTTTGCAAGACCTAACTGGAGGGAAGAGTTCACAAGAATCTCTGCAAAGCACCCCGGTTCGACAGTTG GGGTCTTTTACTGTGGGAAGCCCACACTAGCTAAAGAACTGAAGAAACTATCACTTGAGATGAGCCACAAGACGACGACTCGCTTCCATTTCCATAAGGAGTATTTCTAA